A window of the Mesotoga prima MesG1.Ag.4.2 genome harbors these coding sequences:
- a CDS encoding helicase-related protein, producing MNELEPLKTLLSSRVKHATTLGAKTIVLKNAKKETLKCISEGEFKTISNDVNLDFKWYQTIKSLKGLLSVADHFSDSPVVITEWLYVVIKKYAPLFESYFGKVVAVDCGERASIDTGENISDELMPLFDIDGQFISVKDFPETETIPLFERITPIEVNTLDQLLNHTAGKKCTGIHLDKNLESFLIEAGVSLVSSSSNHEVIIVSSPAESVQSEVDREVSMLRAIGREVEVIDFTGYCPGEEARSIDLKNELKEHFGFDSFKEYEVYGKTGNYLVSQEELIRYLIDQNYRQDPSDLFFVASTGSGKSLIYQLTAKILKRDLDRLTVVITPLKALMEDQVNGLIERYFENGAAFLNSDLSFDEKSELTQRVRKGEITILYVSPETFVGNSLSSIIGERSIGLLVVDEAHLVTTWGKTFRVDYGYLGEDLRFLRSRLSFPVMATTATAISGGELNTISEISKLLCLKNPKTVMTNVRRDNIKFKIDSFELNQHSKDCRTAQKLSDSIDYAIDLVESGKKSIIYCPFVGQAHNIYNAIADLEECRNKVGRYTGPTETQERRLTQELFRKGIYRTVIATKAFGMGVDIPDIDEVFHHSVPSIMADYVQEIGRAGRDGRPSVASTHFHTKDLSDSLKLSKISVPEQWKMRHIMEHIGTLIRQSKNGEIVLSLDDIRYLLITGKDKYNEETIRDKARVAIFLIQKDLENKTGKQILIRKGETYQYLYFTASNDDAEELMKSFPEISRESAGYSRKGFFHNEEIRSVGAVYKIDISALWARLYRDRNLRKLVWQFMRFPSKILGKPVIPKIAVEMSVIKDMDSIKQQLTRFIEILGEFALDSARKQMDEKSLFDGIISKVKSASLLTGVQDLDIKIRNIVKNNFVSYNGDRFQTGLFKCRGEIGNYIYTVQNIPNITKDRWLNKLEELLEPCEEGICRLYLNGQDEHTEVITSLLNILDILGMANVKFSGGESCAVHLKCTDRNYILNNFKNYYCEITRDIRRRIDREEQIMRDFFTMKLDDSQRWDFIENYFLGRIY from the coding sequence TTGAATGAACTCGAACCATTGAAAACGCTGTTGAGTTCAAGAGTGAAACACGCTACAACTCTCGGGGCGAAGACCATCGTCCTGAAAAATGCAAAGAAAGAAACGCTTAAGTGCATTTCTGAAGGTGAGTTCAAAACCATCTCAAATGACGTGAATCTAGATTTCAAATGGTATCAGACAATCAAATCTCTCAAAGGGCTTCTTTCAGTTGCAGATCATTTCAGCGACTCTCCGGTTGTAATCACTGAATGGCTATACGTCGTAATAAAAAAGTACGCTCCACTGTTTGAAAGCTACTTCGGAAAAGTGGTCGCCGTTGATTGTGGAGAGAGAGCTTCAATCGACACAGGGGAGAATATCTCAGATGAACTGATGCCTCTCTTCGATATCGACGGACAGTTCATTTCTGTCAAAGATTTCCCAGAGACCGAGACCATTCCGCTTTTCGAAAGAATCACTCCTATTGAAGTGAACACTCTCGATCAGCTTCTCAATCACACAGCGGGTAAAAAATGCACGGGCATCCACCTCGATAAGAATCTAGAATCATTCTTGATCGAAGCTGGCGTATCGCTTGTAAGCAGTAGCTCTAACCACGAAGTAATTATTGTGAGTTCTCCAGCCGAAAGTGTGCAGAGTGAAGTGGATAGAGAGGTCTCTATGCTTCGGGCTATCGGCAGAGAAGTTGAAGTAATAGACTTCACAGGATACTGCCCCGGCGAAGAAGCGAGAAGCATAGACCTCAAGAATGAATTGAAGGAGCATTTCGGATTCGATTCATTCAAAGAGTATGAAGTCTATGGAAAAACGGGCAATTATCTTGTCAGCCAGGAAGAGTTGATCAGATATCTGATCGATCAGAACTACAGGCAAGATCCCTCCGATCTATTCTTTGTTGCTTCGACCGGGTCTGGAAAGTCCCTTATCTATCAGCTTACTGCGAAGATTCTGAAGAGAGATCTGGATAGACTCACGGTAGTCATTACTCCTCTGAAGGCTCTAATGGAAGATCAGGTCAATGGGCTTATCGAGAGATACTTTGAGAACGGGGCTGCCTTTTTGAATTCAGACCTGAGTTTTGACGAGAAAAGTGAACTCACTCAAAGAGTAAGAAAGGGAGAGATCACCATTCTGTATGTTTCTCCTGAAACCTTCGTGGGAAACTCTCTATCTTCAATTATCGGCGAAAGGTCTATCGGTCTTCTTGTAGTAGATGAGGCTCATCTAGTTACAACTTGGGGCAAGACCTTCAGAGTGGACTATGGATATCTGGGAGAAGATCTTCGATTCCTTAGATCTAGGCTCAGCTTTCCGGTGATGGCCACTACCGCCACGGCCATCTCCGGAGGCGAACTGAATACAATATCTGAAATAAGCAAGCTTCTCTGTCTGAAAAATCCAAAGACTGTCATGACAAATGTTCGAAGGGACAATATCAAGTTTAAGATCGACAGTTTCGAATTGAATCAACATTCTAAAGACTGCAGAACTGCACAAAAGTTGTCAGACAGTATTGATTATGCAATCGACCTTGTCGAGTCGGGAAAGAAGAGCATTATCTACTGTCCCTTTGTCGGTCAGGCTCACAACATATACAATGCCATAGCCGATCTCGAAGAGTGCCGCAACAAAGTCGGCAGATATACGGGACCGACCGAGACCCAGGAACGTCGCCTCACCCAGGAGCTCTTCAGGAAGGGTATCTACAGAACGGTAATCGCGACCAAAGCTTTTGGGATGGGAGTAGATATTCCAGATATAGATGAAGTCTTTCACCACAGTGTTCCCTCTATCATGGCGGATTACGTCCAGGAAATCGGCAGAGCAGGAAGAGATGGAAGGCCTTCAGTGGCTTCAACTCACTTCCATACGAAAGACCTTTCAGATAGCCTGAAGCTCTCCAAAATATCCGTTCCGGAACAGTGGAAGATGAGACACATAATGGAGCACATCGGTACACTGATAAGGCAGAGCAAGAATGGAGAGATTGTTCTCTCCCTGGACGACATCAGATATCTCCTCATTACCGGAAAAGACAAGTACAATGAGGAAACAATAAGGGATAAGGCTAGAGTCGCCATCTTCCTCATTCAGAAAGACCTTGAAAACAAGACGGGGAAACAGATTCTAATTAGAAAGGGAGAAACCTATCAGTATCTTTACTTCACCGCCAGCAACGATGACGCCGAAGAGCTCATGAAATCCTTCCCGGAAATATCCAGAGAATCTGCCGGCTATTCGAGAAAAGGCTTTTTCCATAACGAGGAGATCAGATCCGTTGGAGCCGTTTACAAGATAGACATCTCTGCCCTCTGGGCTAGGCTATATAGGGACAGAAATCTTAGAAAGCTCGTCTGGCAGTTCATGAGATTTCCGTCGAAGATTCTAGGAAAACCGGTAATCCCGAAAATTGCTGTCGAGATGTCAGTTATCAAGGATATGGACAGTATAAAACAGCAACTCACAAGATTCATTGAGATTCTGGGCGAGTTCGCCCTAGATTCTGCAAGAAAACAGATGGATGAGAAGAGCCTCTTCGACGGGATCATTTCGAAGGTGAAGTCGGCATCTCTTCTCACAGGTGTGCAGGATCTGGATATAAAAATTAGAAATATCGTGAAGAACAACTTCGTTTCATATAATGGTGATAGATTTCAGACAGGCCTGTTCAAATGTCGGGGAGAAATTGGGAATTACATCTATACGGTCCAGAACATCCCCAACATAACAAAGGACAGATGGTTGAACAAGCTCGAAGAGTTACTCGAGCCCTGTGAAGAAGGAATTTGCAGACTCTATCTAAACGGTCAGGATGAACACACAGAAGTAATTACCAGTCTACTAAACATTTTGGACATCTTGGGAATGGCAAACGTCAAGTTCAGCGGTGGCGAAAGCTGTGCTGTTCACTTGAAATGCACAGACAGAAATTACATTCTGAATAACTTCAAGAACTACTACTGTGAAATAACGAGAGATATCCGAAGAAGAATCGATAGGGAAGAGCAGATTATGCGCGATTTCTTCACCATGAAGCTCGATGACAGCCAGAGATGGGATTTCATTGAGAATTACTTTCTTGGTAGAATTTATTAA
- the cmr6 gene encoding type III-B CRISPR module RAMP protein Cmr6, translating to MVDPKTIANRTIKNSSLNYDKLFPISKHSMTDTSQLSSLLQILMNRFSYCDRDSVRSLLERRDRIVTSFRKVLDRELQTKKYLMVGSGCPSIFDNGFTLMRNYGVPYIPASAFKGAFSHYVSQELEENSPLKQNFKFLFGTGEGDDNIKGALIFMDVIPKTYSLGIDIINNHFQPYYSDDKNEKAPNDYYDPVPVQYLVIANGSIFRFSVLEKEKIEDNLRKEVSRELINFLGDFGLGAKTSYGYGLFKEV from the coding sequence ATGGTTGATCCTAAGACCATTGCCAATAGAACTATTAAGAATTCATCACTAAATTACGATAAGCTTTTTCCGATAAGCAAACACAGTATGACTGATACCTCTCAACTGTCGAGTCTGCTTCAAATTCTCATGAATAGATTTTCATATTGTGATCGTGACTCGGTAAGAAGCCTTCTTGAGAGAAGGGACAGGATTGTTACATCGTTCCGGAAAGTACTTGATCGAGAACTCCAAACGAAGAAGTATCTGATGGTCGGATCCGGTTGTCCGTCGATATTTGACAACGGATTCACTTTGATGAGAAACTACGGGGTTCCGTACATTCCGGCAAGTGCATTTAAAGGAGCTTTCTCCCATTACGTAAGTCAAGAGCTTGAAGAGAATAGCCCTTTGAAGCAGAATTTCAAGTTTCTTTTTGGGACTGGTGAAGGTGATGACAATATCAAGGGAGCTCTGATTTTCATGGACGTAATCCCTAAGACCTACAGTCTGGGTATTGATATCATAAACAACCACTTCCAACCCTATTATAGTGACGATAAGAACGAAAAGGCACCCAACGACTACTATGACCCTGTCCCAGTACAGTACCTGGTAATTGCAAACGGGAGTATCTTCAGGTTTTCAGTGCTGGAAAAGGAGAAGATTGAAGATAATTTGAGAAAAGAGGTCTCTAGAGAACTGATCAATTTCCTGGGTGACTTTGGTCTTGGCGCTAAGACATCTTATGGGTATGGGCTTTTCAAAGAGGTCTAG
- the cmr5 gene encoding type III-B CRISPR module-associated protein Cmr5 produces MPSLNDWAKERVSSILGKCEKVQKSYKSEIKGLGSMLLQNGLYGTIAYYKVRDKDSSKEILADLSSLLSERMEIADVTEMNPINDLDYIKAQTIVLEAVKWLRRYADILIEGEDNG; encoded by the coding sequence ATGCCTTCCCTAAATGATTGGGCTAAGGAGCGAGTCTCCTCTATTCTCGGAAAATGCGAAAAGGTCCAGAAAAGCTACAAAAGCGAGATCAAAGGTCTGGGTAGTATGCTTCTTCAAAATGGTCTCTATGGAACGATTGCATATTACAAAGTCAGAGATAAAGATTCCAGTAAGGAAATACTGGCTGATTTAAGTAGTCTGCTTTCAGAAAGAATGGAAATCGCTGATGTCACAGAGATGAATCCGATTAATGATCTTGACTACATCAAGGCTCAGACGATTGTTCTTGAAGCCGTGAAATGGTTGAGACGATATGCTGACATTCTTATAGAAGGTGAGGACAATGGTTGA
- the cmr4 gene encoding type III-B CRISPR module RAMP protein Cmr4, whose translation MKAFCLYAESQIHAGTGADVGIVDLPIQRERTTGFPVIQGIKGALRASGLIKDDTVFGSKPSKGGEENTDAGKISFSEAKILLFPVRSAEKMFVWVTCPIVLRRFARSTGKKLEVPDVQNGKVILADQNFNEKSLMLEELELQFEKNPEVASIAAFLSSCAPDSYMATKLKRDLVLVSDDLFAKIVKTMTEVQPRIRIDEKTGIVVSGALWYEEYLPQDSVLYFTARETVYSKGSESKLSELDEKTMIIGGKETTGKGFVFVKEVV comes from the coding sequence TTGAAAGCTTTCTGTTTGTACGCTGAATCTCAAATTCATGCGGGAACTGGTGCAGATGTTGGAATTGTAGATCTTCCAATACAAAGGGAGAGGACAACTGGTTTCCCTGTTATTCAAGGAATAAAAGGTGCATTAAGAGCTTCTGGACTGATCAAAGATGATACCGTCTTTGGAAGCAAGCCTTCAAAAGGTGGAGAAGAGAACACAGATGCAGGAAAGATCTCGTTTTCGGAGGCTAAGATCCTTCTCTTTCCTGTAAGATCTGCCGAAAAGATGTTCGTTTGGGTTACCTGCCCCATTGTTCTGAGGAGATTCGCAAGATCAACAGGCAAAAAGTTAGAGGTGCCCGACGTTCAAAATGGCAAAGTAATTCTAGCAGATCAGAATTTCAACGAAAAGTCTTTGATGCTGGAAGAGCTTGAGCTTCAATTCGAAAAGAATCCTGAAGTGGCTTCCATAGCCGCGTTTCTTTCTAGCTGTGCACCCGATAGTTATATGGCGACTAAATTGAAGAGGGATCTTGTATTAGTAAGTGACGATTTATTCGCCAAGATAGTAAAGACTATGACTGAAGTCCAACCTAGAATAAGAATTGATGAGAAAACGGGCATTGTTGTGAGCGGAGCACTTTGGTATGAGGAATATCTACCCCAAGATTCAGTTTTGTACTTCACCGCAAGAGAGACTGTCTATTCAAAGGGCAGTGAGTCGAAGCTCTCAGAACTCGACGAGAAGACCATGATAATTGGCGGAAAAGAGACCACGGGAAAGGGCTTTGTCTTCGTCAAGGAAGTGGTATGA
- the cmr3 gene encoding type III-B CRISPR module-associated protein Cmr3, giving the protein MKLNAVYFTPEDWICFRESTVFQSGGDAKTGLPKIETFLGAIKTALIKKAGENPLNLSSELKEIVGDSENPGSLRIWGPFIFNQVNSEIRHYFPSPNGIYRVEEGGEFKLMMPHCSVETEINGKTLKLTWIPSSVEGIETFDGSLIEMNEVSNLQRKLPFSILQSKEISQKLYQVESKVGIALERERKNAEESMLYTLSYYRFKPGAGFFVFADEYTAKTISGLSNVFIGGKTRAAEVDVNTIETEIFNVSQSSKTAICLVTPSVFSNGSLPSDMKIAGCDIKSANIQRKIAVSGWDLAKNQPKPIKHYVAPGTVYYLEGTLDNIQNISSESQDFGYGKYFTVDWDYIGRD; this is encoded by the coding sequence ATGAAGCTAAATGCAGTTTATTTTACTCCGGAAGATTGGATTTGTTTCAGAGAAAGCACCGTCTTTCAATCTGGAGGCGATGCTAAGACAGGACTTCCAAAGATTGAGACCTTCCTTGGAGCTATCAAAACAGCTCTGATAAAGAAGGCCGGAGAGAATCCTTTGAATCTCTCTTCAGAACTCAAAGAGATTGTTGGGGATAGCGAAAACCCAGGCTCGTTAAGAATTTGGGGACCGTTTATATTCAATCAGGTGAACTCCGAAATTAGACATTACTTTCCTTCTCCAAATGGGATTTATCGAGTGGAAGAGGGTGGCGAATTCAAACTGATGATGCCACACTGCTCCGTTGAAACGGAGATCAATGGAAAAACCCTGAAGCTTACTTGGATCCCTTCTTCAGTCGAAGGTATTGAAACTTTCGACGGCAGCTTGATAGAAATGAACGAAGTTTCGAACTTGCAGAGAAAGCTTCCATTCTCGATTCTTCAAAGCAAAGAGATTTCTCAGAAGCTTTATCAGGTAGAAAGCAAAGTTGGCATTGCTCTGGAAAGAGAAAGAAAGAATGCCGAAGAGAGCATGCTCTATACTCTCTCTTACTACAGGTTCAAACCGGGTGCAGGCTTCTTTGTTTTTGCAGATGAATACACCGCAAAGACAATTTCCGGGTTATCAAATGTATTCATAGGAGGAAAGACCAGGGCAGCAGAAGTAGATGTGAACACCATCGAGACTGAAATCTTCAATGTTTCTCAGAGTTCAAAAACCGCAATATGTCTCGTTACCCCATCAGTCTTTTCAAACGGGTCTCTTCCTTCTGACATGAAAATTGCCGGCTGCGACATAAAGTCAGCGAACATTCAGAGAAAGATCGCTGTAAGCGGTTGGGATCTTGCAAAAAATCAACCTAAGCCAATAAAGCATTATGTCGCACCTGGAACAGTCTATTATCTTGAAGGAACACTTGATAACATCCAAAACATTAGCAGCGAATCGCAAGATTTTGGCTATGGTAAATACTTTACGGTAGATTGGGATTATATAGGGAGGGATTGA
- the cas10 gene encoding type III-B CRISPR-associated protein Cas10/Cmr2 → MNWEKKIIALMHDPLFKAMDIRGHESSSAEILKALGISPDKVKEEDWIASAMDRLAIPWEKSNQVRVSLDDTGGFVHSLSSSKLDVLKHLPNLDSARSQFMANLRVISEGNKKENLFHALWWQLPDMMEGSAFLPADTRIPNHSIVDHLDSTSSLAGTIENGKIKASLISVSVGPVQSFIAAARKTMDLWSGSYLLSLITYKGIEYVGQKYGFDCVIFPSLRNIAFVKKSLSEWGVKFTVDSKVPKPSTRVASLPNRFVAIVPTSEVKETLKNVEKAIKDGWKEIYSVSLKAGKPLDETNLQMQLDTFPEVFTTSQELIEIENAKEIISNLYNDSGIKDEIDNLNSLSTQHGAHKPNAGALYSYSYRLLRSRADARKTLRTFSHFTDNSSVNGKTLQGDQFNGDMKAIFKLKDGEKTDHLNAVNAVKRLYASEINEKFPSVDEFAGKNEQKFIEFTGNMPESYKNSYYAILLMDGDRMGKWIGGEYAPQITEVIAEPLRTAIVSSDLPTKMKDYILMRKTVQPAYHRTVSRTLNIFSSLVQLAVEKHGGELVYSGGDDVLAFLPAVSVLECADEIRRMYSGTGDVELDSPAGKLQFKDEMLWIKGKPHSPMMGWKATMSAGIAVVNKKFPLSQALRIARESEHIAKDGLGRDSFVVSIVRRSGQISRNGAKWSTKDGSFNTIKSLREMIKKMDSSGFGSRSLRKLFGDDLILSNDEYVNKYIPYVLKKAGSRKEDDGSFERMFKNYFRKMIDLEKGIEAITEENSDLFEARKRAVDLLLVQDFLLRGDGR, encoded by the coding sequence ATGAACTGGGAAAAGAAGATAATTGCTCTTATGCACGATCCCCTTTTCAAAGCAATGGACATAAGAGGTCATGAAAGCAGCTCTGCTGAGATTCTCAAAGCCTTAGGAATTTCTCCTGACAAGGTCAAAGAAGAAGACTGGATTGCAAGTGCAATGGATAGACTTGCAATTCCCTGGGAAAAGAGCAATCAAGTCAGAGTCTCGTTGGATGATACAGGTGGGTTTGTTCATTCTCTCTCGAGTAGCAAACTCGATGTTCTGAAACATCTACCGAATTTGGATAGCGCCAGATCTCAGTTCATGGCTAATCTCAGAGTGATTTCAGAAGGAAATAAGAAAGAGAACCTGTTCCATGCCTTATGGTGGCAGCTACCCGATATGATGGAAGGATCGGCGTTTCTTCCTGCCGATACGAGAATCCCCAATCACTCGATCGTTGATCACCTTGATTCAACGTCTTCCCTAGCAGGGACTATTGAAAACGGGAAGATCAAGGCAAGTTTGATCAGCGTATCTGTGGGGCCAGTTCAGAGTTTCATCGCTGCAGCGAGAAAGACCATGGATCTCTGGAGCGGAAGCTATCTCTTGTCGTTGATAACTTATAAAGGAATAGAGTATGTAGGGCAGAAATACGGTTTCGACTGCGTGATATTTCCATCGCTCAGAAACATAGCTTTCGTGAAAAAGTCTCTGTCAGAATGGGGAGTGAAGTTCACAGTTGATTCTAAAGTTCCCAAACCTTCAACTAGAGTCGCTTCCTTACCAAACAGATTTGTTGCAATAGTTCCAACAAGTGAAGTAAAAGAGACTCTGAAAAACGTTGAGAAAGCTATAAAGGATGGCTGGAAAGAGATTTATAGTGTCTCGTTGAAGGCAGGCAAACCTCTTGACGAGACTAATTTGCAGATGCAGCTGGATACTTTCCCCGAGGTTTTCACAACAAGCCAAGAGCTTATTGAAATCGAAAACGCAAAGGAGATTATCAGCAATCTATATAATGATTCGGGAATAAAAGATGAAATCGATAATTTGAATTCCTTGTCTACCCAGCACGGCGCTCACAAACCAAATGCCGGTGCGCTTTACTCATACTCGTACAGACTTTTAAGGAGCCGCGCAGATGCAAGAAAAACGTTGAGAACTTTTAGCCACTTTACCGATAACTCTTCTGTCAATGGCAAAACTCTCCAAGGCGATCAGTTCAACGGAGATATGAAGGCGATCTTCAAACTAAAAGATGGAGAGAAGACAGACCACTTGAACGCAGTCAATGCTGTGAAACGTCTATACGCTTCAGAGATAAATGAGAAGTTCCCGTCTGTAGATGAATTTGCCGGCAAGAATGAACAGAAGTTCATCGAGTTTACTGGTAACATGCCAGAGAGCTATAAGAACAGCTATTACGCGATTCTCCTTATGGACGGAGACAGAATGGGCAAATGGATTGGTGGAGAGTATGCACCTCAGATCACTGAAGTAATAGCTGAACCTTTACGAACGGCCATAGTCTCTAGCGATCTTCCAACAAAAATGAAAGACTACATACTCATGAGGAAGACTGTGCAACCGGCCTATCACAGAACGGTATCCAGAACCCTGAATATCTTCTCCTCGCTCGTGCAGCTGGCTGTTGAAAAGCACGGGGGAGAGCTTGTATATTCCGGCGGAGACGATGTTCTTGCCTTCCTGCCAGCGGTATCTGTTCTCGAGTGTGCTGACGAAATAAGAAGGATGTACTCTGGAACCGGAGACGTTGAGCTTGATTCTCCCGCAGGCAAACTTCAGTTCAAAGATGAAATGCTCTGGATAAAAGGCAAACCCCACTCTCCTATGATGGGATGGAAAGCCACAATGAGCGCAGGAATAGCAGTCGTTAACAAGAAGTTCCCCTTGAGCCAGGCTCTAAGGATCGCCCGTGAATCTGAGCACATTGCAAAGGACGGGCTTGGACGAGACAGCTTTGTTGTGTCTATTGTAAGGCGTTCAGGTCAGATCAGTCGAAACGGAGCTAAGTGGTCAACCAAAGATGGAAGCTTTAACACAATTAAGAGCCTGCGAGAAATGATCAAGAAAATGGACTCGTCTGGTTTTGGCTCTAGAAGCCTAAGAAAGCTCTTCGGCGATGACCTGATTCTATCTAATGACGAATACGTGAACAAGTATATTCCGTATGTGCTAAAGAAAGCTGGATCGAGAAAAGAAGATGACGGGTCTTTTGAAAGAATGTTTAAAAACTACTTCCGTAAAATGATTGACCTGGAAAAAGGAATTGAAGCAATTACCGAGGAAAATAGTGATCTCTTTGAGGCGCGTAAAAGGGCGGTTGATCTGCTCCTTGTTCAAGACTTTCTTCTGAGAGGTGATGGCAGATGA
- the cmr1 gene encoding type III-B CRISPR module RAMP protein Cmr1, whose protein sequence is MQKSTFVCKTITPMLSRSMYSKTGKSWRFELRPQSVKGVMRFWFRALVPCVIDPNWLDGSKKPFAALHYLEGLMFGSQEKKSPFSLTVSYGDDIEESVNTLVESSDRFFRNALFGTYELKGDNPSFSYMMPDQSFTIRIRYSSSILPVQKTVTDSLMSLISNYSGFGAKARDGFGSFAISKAKGVEEDSVGEQYSTSKSLLLKMISELDPDERKFRLINEEPNLYPYDFPTLARSREMNSLIKSRSWKDIIGALTGQRTKDGDPVSKYSRLKLNELRKYGQPGDNLEPLRAAYFERTAPSREFVMRTSIMGLPIIYQRFGEYPGTTGKGTATVSNSNNSSGRKASPIFISVHKALNNSYFARILLMASKISPDRDNNDRPVIYAIVKGEPYPILGNENFEELWNLLKGVIE, encoded by the coding sequence TTGCAAAAATCAACTTTCGTTTGCAAAACTATAACCCCAATGCTTTCAAGAAGCATGTATTCGAAAACAGGAAAATCCTGGCGATTTGAACTTAGACCTCAAAGCGTCAAGGGAGTAATGCGTTTCTGGTTCAGGGCACTGGTTCCTTGTGTTATAGATCCCAATTGGCTGGATGGTTCGAAGAAGCCTTTTGCAGCTCTTCATTATCTGGAAGGGCTAATGTTCGGTTCGCAAGAAAAGAAGTCACCATTCTCACTGACTGTCTCCTATGGTGACGACATTGAAGAATCGGTTAACACTTTGGTGGAATCAAGTGACAGGTTTTTTCGCAATGCATTGTTTGGAACTTATGAGCTGAAAGGAGACAATCCTTCTTTTTCCTACATGATGCCAGATCAAAGTTTCACAATTAGGATCCGGTATTCGAGTTCAATCTTGCCGGTTCAAAAGACTGTTACTGATTCTCTTATGAGCCTCATAAGCAACTACTCAGGCTTTGGAGCAAAGGCAAGAGACGGCTTTGGCAGTTTTGCGATCAGTAAGGCCAAAGGAGTGGAAGAGGATTCTGTAGGCGAACAGTATTCAACTTCAAAATCACTTCTATTGAAGATGATCAGCGAACTGGATCCTGACGAAAGGAAGTTCCGACTCATTAATGAAGAACCAAATTTGTACCCTTACGACTTTCCTACATTGGCCAGATCTAGAGAAATGAATTCCCTGATCAAATCGCGATCCTGGAAGGACATTATCGGAGCGCTTACTGGTCAGAGAACTAAGGACGGAGACCCAGTATCCAAGTATTCGAGATTGAAGCTTAATGAACTTAGAAAGTACGGTCAGCCGGGAGACAATCTTGAACCATTGAGGGCTGCTTATTTCGAAAGGACTGCACCTTCAAGAGAATTTGTGATGCGTACAAGCATAATGGGGTTACCTATTATCTATCAAAGATTCGGGGAATACCCTGGAACAACCGGAAAGGGGACGGCCACTGTTTCGAACAGCAACAATAGTTCGGGTAGAAAAGCATCTCCGATATTCATATCTGTACACAAAGCATTGAACAACTCTTACTTTGCCAGAATTCTGCTCATGGCAAGCAAGATATCTCCGGATAGAGACAACAATGACAGACCTGTGATTTATGCAATTGTAAAAGGCGAACCTTATCCAATACTCGGAAACGAGAACTTCGAAGAACTATGGAATCTTTTAAAGGGGGTTATCGAATGA
- a CDS encoding putative CRISPR-associated protein, with protein MRKLCNMTSSGITDRLLNLNDPIGNREFGAEINSLASILSQSVLSSRDYLYFLTSDTEEGKKIGDALKLFFDCSKDMSFKNVSVNAISDLDDSRPDDFQNKGLRNLVKRIAEIYKHHMDNLLINATGGYKAQIALSLAFGMGVKIPVYYRFETFDGVIKLPPMPLSLDVELWLENKGLLDTLEMNSVINEKDLEREYDYRINFSSLPAEIKLLIDREQDSVGHMLSLSPMGEVFVQACRLSLGKLDVEASLKDSSVPIENRLKKSSKEAHSNKMISDNQSFIDKLVSIPFIEEVLVRGSSQKFDRNEFVCKQFGEIIKARYSTRGGTLYMEIRTTARNPYELEKAVEEIKRLLK; from the coding sequence TTGAGAAAACTGTGCAATATGACTTCGAGTGGAATTACTGATCGTCTCCTTAACTTGAATGACCCGATCGGGAATCGCGAGTTTGGAGCTGAGATTAACTCTCTAGCGTCCATACTTTCTCAGTCAGTTTTGTCTTCGAGAGACTACTTATATTTTCTTACCTCGGATACCGAAGAAGGCAAGAAGATCGGTGACGCTCTCAAATTATTCTTTGATTGCTCGAAAGATATGAGCTTCAAAAATGTCTCCGTAAATGCAATATCCGATCTTGATGACTCAAGGCCAGACGATTTCCAGAACAAAGGCTTACGTAATCTAGTGAAGAGAATTGCCGAGATATACAAACATCACATGGATAATCTACTTATCAACGCTACAGGAGGATACAAGGCTCAGATCGCGCTTTCTCTAGCTTTCGGGATGGGGGTTAAGATCCCTGTTTATTATCGGTTCGAGACATTTGACGGCGTTATAAAGCTGCCTCCAATGCCTCTGTCTCTAGATGTTGAGCTTTGGCTCGAGAACAAAGGCCTTCTCGACACTCTGGAAATGAATTCCGTAATAAACGAAAAAGATCTGGAAAGAGAGTACGATTACAGGATCAACTTCAGTTCGCTTCCCGCAGAAATTAAGCTTCTCATAGACCGCGAACAGGATTCAGTAGGTCACATGCTTTCACTGAGTCCGATGGGCGAGGTTTTTGTCCAAGCCTGCAGATTGAGTCTTGGAAAGCTGGATGTTGAAGCGAGTCTTAAGGATAGCTCTGTACCGATAGAGAACAGACTAAAGAAAAGCTCCAAAGAAGCCCATTCAAACAAGATGATTTCGGACAATCAATCATTCATAGACAAGCTGGTATCCATTCCATTCATCGAAGAAGTATTGGTGAGGGGCTCAAGCCAAAAATTTGACAGAAATGAATTCGTCTGCAAGCAGTTCGGCGAAATCATTAAGGCAAGATACAGTACTAGAGGCGGAACATTGTACATGGAAATTCGAACGACAGCTAGAAATCCATATGAACTAGAAAAAGCGGTTGAAGAGATAAAGAGATTATTGAAATAG